A window of the Helianthus annuus cultivar XRQ/B chromosome 4, HanXRQr2.0-SUNRISE, whole genome shotgun sequence genome harbors these coding sequences:
- the LOC110935995 gene encoding patellin-3 — MAEETLNTTAAAAESTAVTAEVAVAPEAEKVEEAAVVVCEKDGSPETEKISESTSFKEESNVAGELPDPEKKALDELRLMVQEALNKHEFSAPPAAASEEKPVKEEVPAKEEKATAVVEEEAKACAEAAGKDESTPSQATAVTPEVVPVTEVPEPEKTVSETETEVTEPEKNVTEPEKEVLEPEKEVPEPEKETTEPEKKVTEPETKEKTTEPAPAPAPAPEPEEVSIWGIPLLADERSDVVLLKFLRARDFKVKEAFTMLKNVVAWRKQFGIESLLSEDLGTEQEKVVYMHGVDKEGHPVCYNAYGEYQNKELYNETFSTEEKRTRFLRWRIQFLEKSIRKLDFSPNGMCTIVQVIDFKNSPGPFKWELRQATNQALQLFQDNYPEFVAKQVFINVPFLYLAFYKIINPFFTQRTKSKFVFAGPSKTAETLFKYIAPELVPVQYGGLSRECEFVSTDSVTEEIIKPSTKHTIEIPAPESCTLVWEARVVGNEMTYGAEFVPVSADSYTVIVQKSRKLAAATNEPVISGQFKCDEPGKVVLTFDNQTSKKKKVLYRSKTKVAEPIKC, encoded by the exons ATGGCGGAAGAGACGTTGAACACCACGGCGGCTGCGGCGGAGTCTACGGCGGTGACGGCGGAAGTTGCCGTGGCTCCAGAGGCGGAGAAGGTTGAAGAAGCTGCGGTGGTGGTTTGTGAAAAGGATGGATCGCCGGAGACGGAGAAGATCTCTGAATCGACGTCGTTTAAGGAGGAATCGAATGTTGCCGGTGAGCTTCCTGATCCGGAAAAGAAAGCGTTAGATGAATTGAGACTTATGGTTCAGGAAGCGCTTAATAAGCATGAGTTTTCTGCTCCGCCGGCGGCGGCGTCGGAGGAGAAGCCGGTGAAGGAGGAAGTTCCGGCAAAGGAGGAGAAAGCTACTGCTGTTGTTGAAGAAGAAGCTAAGGCTTGTGCTGAGGCCGCCGGAAAGGATGAATCGACTCCGTCTCAGGCGACGGCGGTCACGCCGGAAGTTGTACCAGTGACGGAGGTTCCGGAACCGGAGAAGACGGTGTCTGAAACGGAGACAGAAGTTACCGAACCGGAGAAAAATGTGACCGAACCGGAGAAGGAGGTGCTGGAACCGGAGAAGGAGGTGCCAGAACCGGAGAAGGAGACAACTGAACCGGAGAAGAAGGTGACTGAACCGGAAACAAAAGAGAAAACTACCGAACCGGCACCGGCACCGGCACCGGCACCGGAACCGGAAGAAGTTTCAATTTGGGGAATACCGTTACTAGCGGACGAGCGAAGCGACGTCGTTCTGTTAAAATTCCTGCGAGCACGAGACTTCAAAGTAAAAGAAGCTTTCACAATGCTCAAAAACGTCGTCGCATGGAGAAAACAGTTCGGAATCGAATCACTGTTGTCAGAAGATTTGGGAACAGAGCAAGAAAAAGTTGTTTACATGCATGGAGTTGACAAAGAAGGTCATCCAGTATGCTACAATGCATATGGTGAGTACCAAAACAAAGAATTGTACAATGAAACGTTCTCAACCGAGGAGAAAAGGACAAGGTTTCTGAGATGGAGGATTCAGTTTCTGGAAAAGAGTATCCGGAAGCTCGATTTTAGCCCGAATGGGATGTGTACGATTGTTCAAGTTATCGATTTTAAGAACTCGCCTGGACCGTTTAAGTGGGAGCTTCGTCAAGCTACTAATCAGGCGCTTCAGTTGTTTCAGGATAATTATCCTGAATTCGTTGCTAAACAG GTGTTTATCAATGTGCCTTTTCTGTACTTGGCTTTCTATAAGATTATCAATCCGTTCTTCACACAAAGGACCAAGAGCAAGTTTGTGTTTGCTGGACCTTCTAAGACTGCTGAAACCCTCTTCAA ATACATAGCACCTGAGCTTGTTCCAGTTCAATATGGTGGACTCAGCAGGGAATGCGAATTCGTCTCTACTGACTCAGTCACAGAAGAGATCATCAAACCTTCAACCAAACACACCATCGAGATCCCTGCTCCTGAG AGTTGCACATTGGTATGGGAAGCAAGAGTGGTGGGGAATGAAATGACATATGGTGCCGAGTTTGTGCCTGTGTCTGCAGACAGCTACACCGTGATCGTGCAGAAATCAAGAAAGCTTGCAGCTGCCACCAATGAGCCGGTGATCAGCGGCCAGTTCAAATGCGATGAACCAGGGAAAGTGGTTCTGACTTTTGACAACCAAACCTCCAAAAAGAAGAAGGTCCTGTACAGAAGCAAGACCAAGGTGGCCGAACCCATCAAGTGCTAA